From Pseudomonas sp. LS1212, the proteins below share one genomic window:
- a CDS encoding DUF2790 domain-containing protein — protein sequence MAEGSDDRVYGRMIQDNEKVMQEYAVSRGKTPPEVTHYRYGMKLDIAKVVHITSTGFDSSCEVMPAQMTYEDSNGNLQILEYRVMGTACRNQN from the coding sequence ATGGCCGAAGGCAGCGACGACCGTGTCTATGGTCGCATGATTCAGGACAACGAAAAGGTGATGCAGGAGTACGCTGTATCCCGCGGCAAGACCCCGCCCGAGGTAACCCATTATCGGTACGGTATGAAGCTGGACATCGCCAAGGTCGTGCATATAACCTCGACCGGTTTCGATTCCAGCTGTGAGGTTATGCCGGCCCAAATGACCTATGAGGACTCCAACGGCAATCTGCAGATTCTTGAGTATCGCGTAATGGGGACAGCCTGCCGGAATCAAAACTGA
- the istB gene encoding IS21-like element helper ATPase IstB: protein MLPNPTLDKLQTLRLHGMLKALSEQHATPDINSLSFDERLGLMVDRELTEREDARLSTRLKAARLRHNACLEDIDYRSPRGLDKSLILQLGSGQWLRDGLNLIIGGPTGVGKTWLACALAHKACRDGYSVRYLRLPRLMEELGLAHGDGRFAKLMAGYAKTDLIILDDWGVAAFTAAQRRDMLELLDDRYGHRSTLVTSQMPVDKWHELIGDPTLADAILDRLVHNAYRIELKGESMRRRSMKLTATGTSD, encoded by the coding sequence ATGCTCCCCAATCCCACCCTGGACAAGCTACAAACCCTGCGCCTGCACGGCATGCTCAAGGCGCTGAGCGAGCAACACGCAACGCCCGACATCAACAGCCTCAGCTTCGATGAGCGCCTGGGGCTGATGGTCGATCGCGAGCTGACCGAACGTGAAGATGCGCGCCTGAGCACTCGCCTCAAAGCCGCCCGACTGCGCCACAACGCCTGCCTGGAAGACATCGATTACCGCAGCCCGCGTGGGCTGGACAAGTCCCTGATCCTGCAACTGGGCAGCGGCCAATGGCTGCGCGACGGCCTGAACCTGATCATCGGCGGCCCCACCGGCGTGGGCAAAACCTGGCTGGCCTGCGCACTGGCCCACAAGGCCTGCCGGGACGGCTACAGCGTGCGCTATCTGCGCCTGCCGCGCTTGATGGAAGAACTGGGTCTGGCCCACGGCGACGGTCGCTTCGCCAAACTGATGGCCGGTTATGCCAAGACCGATCTGATCATTCTGGACGACTGGGGAGTGGCGGCGTTTACCGCTGCGCAACGGCGCGACATGTTGGAGCTGCTGGACGACCGCTACGGGCACCGCTCGACACTGGTGACCAGCCAGATGCCGGTAGACAAATGGCATGAACTGATCGGCGATCCGACCTTGGCCGACGCCATCCTCGACCGGCTGGTGCATAACGCTTACCGCATCGAACTCAAGGGTGAATCGATGCGCAGGCGCTCGATGAAATTGACTGCAACAGGGACTTCAGACTAA
- a CDS encoding VOC family protein, whose translation MSTTLTPYLSFNGNTREAFAFYEKALGAKIETMMSYADMPASANPGEGCDSGSAPSGDGIMHGCLALPGGAMLFAGDTPPGMPYEGVKGVMLALQYDTIDKAHSTFHALSQGGQVTMPLAPAFWAKTFGMLTDRFGVSWAVNGEPIAFK comes from the coding sequence ATGAGCACCACTCTTACTCCCTACCTCAGCTTCAACGGCAACACTCGCGAGGCCTTTGCATTCTACGAAAAGGCGCTCGGCGCGAAGATCGAAACCATGATGAGCTACGCCGACATGCCTGCGTCCGCCAACCCCGGCGAAGGCTGTGATAGCGGCAGCGCACCCAGTGGGGACGGCATCATGCACGGCTGCCTGGCGCTGCCCGGTGGCGCGATGCTGTTTGCCGGCGACACCCCGCCCGGCATGCCATACGAAGGCGTCAAGGGCGTGATGCTCGCGCTCCAGTACGACACGATCGACAAGGCCCACAGCACCTTCCACGCGCTGTCGCAAGGTGGCCAGGTGACGATGCCGCTGGCACCCGCGTTCTGGGCCAAGACCTTCGGCATGCTGACCGACCGCTTCGGCGTGAGCTGGGCCGTCAACGGCGAACCGATCGCGTTCAAGTAA
- a CDS encoding copper-binding protein — protein sequence MKITLIAVASAIAALSLPVLAEDMPGMKMDNMPMEGMQMAQETKQAPTAKADGAVKVIDTEKNMATLAHDAVPALQWPAMTMSFTATAEQLKGLKVGDRVAFEFRAEGMAATIMSI from the coding sequence ATGAAGATAACCCTGATCGCTGTTGCAAGTGCAATCGCCGCGCTATCCCTTCCCGTCCTGGCCGAGGACATGCCGGGCATGAAGATGGACAACATGCCCATGGAAGGCATGCAGATGGCCCAGGAGACGAAGCAGGCTCCAACGGCCAAGGCCGATGGGGCGGTCAAGGTCATCGATACCGAGAAAAACATGGCGACACTCGCGCATGACGCCGTGCCGGCCTTGCAGTGGCCAGCCATGACCATGAGCTTTACCGCAACAGCTGAGCAACTGAAGGGCCTAAAGGTAGGGGATCGAGTGGCGTTTGAGTTTCGCGCTGAGGGCATGGCGGCCACGATCATGTCGATTTAG
- the ltrA gene encoding group II intron reverse transcriptase/maturase, producing MTAIGSAAKTDAIGTGAPSHAERMWLQANWGLIKEEVKRLQARIAKATMEGRWGKVKALQHLLTRSHSGKMLAVKRVTENRGKRTPGVDGKIWSAPAAKWSGMESMRHRSYRALPLRRIYIPKSNGQKRPLGIPRMLCRSMQALWKLALEPVSESLADPNSYGFRPNRSTADAIEYCFITLAKRTSPVWVLEGDIRGCFDNFSHEWMLKNIPMDKTILRRWLQAGFIDEGTLFATQAGTPQGGIISPVIANMALDGLEAAVHASVGPTKRARERSKINVVRYADDFVVTGTSKEILEHSVLPAVRQFMAIRGLELSEEKTKITNIAEGFDFLGQNVRKYQGKLLIKPANKSVKALLDKVRGIVKKNKSATQANLVLQLNPIIRGWAMYHRHVVSKSLFSSIDAQIWRLLWTWAMRRHPNKGAGWVRQKYFHTEGYQNWVFAAQTKVGGAVQRLRLFRATTIPIVRHVKIRGLANPFDPAWSSYFARRRAAIDVD from the coding sequence ATGACGGCTATTGGTAGCGCTGCGAAAACAGATGCGATCGGTACTGGTGCACCTTCGCACGCTGAAAGGATGTGGCTTCAGGCTAACTGGGGCCTCATCAAAGAAGAAGTGAAACGACTCCAGGCGCGTATCGCTAAGGCAACAATGGAAGGCAGATGGGGCAAGGTGAAAGCCCTGCAACACCTGCTGACCCGCTCGCACAGCGGCAAGATGTTAGCTGTCAAACGAGTGACAGAAAATCGTGGCAAGAGAACGCCAGGCGTCGATGGCAAAATCTGGTCGGCCCCGGCGGCCAAGTGGAGCGGGATGGAGTCAATGCGACATCGCAGCTACCGTGCGTTGCCGCTTCGACGTATTTACATCCCCAAGAGCAATGGCCAGAAGCGTCCGCTCGGAATTCCCCGCATGCTCTGCAGATCGATGCAGGCACTGTGGAAGCTGGCTCTGGAACCTGTTTCAGAAAGCTTGGCGGATCCAAACTCTTATGGGTTTCGGCCCAACCGTTCGACCGCCGACGCCATCGAATATTGTTTCATCACGCTGGCCAAACGTACGTCGCCAGTGTGGGTACTTGAGGGTGATATCCGTGGCTGCTTCGATAACTTTAGCCACGAATGGATGCTCAAGAACATACCGATGGATAAGACGATCCTGCGGCGATGGCTTCAGGCTGGGTTTATCGATGAAGGAACTCTGTTTGCGACGCAGGCCGGTACCCCGCAGGGGGGAATCATTTCGCCGGTGATCGCAAACATGGCGTTAGACGGACTGGAAGCGGCAGTGCATGCAAGCGTGGGACCGACGAAACGCGCGCGCGAAAGGTCCAAGATAAACGTCGTCAGATATGCTGATGATTTTGTTGTGACTGGAACCTCGAAAGAAATTCTAGAGCACAGCGTTCTCCCGGCGGTCAGGCAGTTCATGGCCATCCGGGGACTGGAACTCTCCGAAGAGAAAACCAAGATCACCAACATTGCCGAGGGTTTTGATTTCCTTGGGCAGAACGTACGCAAGTACCAGGGTAAGCTGCTCATCAAACCGGCCAACAAGAGCGTGAAGGCGCTCTTGGACAAGGTTAGGGGAATCGTAAAGAAAAACAAGAGTGCCACACAGGCGAACCTGGTTCTACAACTCAACCCGATCATTCGCGGTTGGGCCATGTATCACCGTCATGTGGTATCCAAGTCTCTATTCTCATCGATAGATGCTCAAATTTGGCGTCTCTTATGGACATGGGCCATGCGTCGGCATCCCAATAAAGGCGCAGGCTGGGTAAGACAGAAGTACTTCCACACAGAGGGGTACCAAAACTGGGTATTTGCAGCGCAAACCAAAGTCGGCGGTGCAGTTCAACGACTGCGGCTTTTTCGCGCAACGACGATTCCAATAGTTCGGCACGTCAAAATACGCGGTTTGGCCAATCCCTTTGATCCTGCGTGGTCGTCTTACTTTGCCCGACGTCGAGCTGCGATAGACGTTGATTGA
- a CDS encoding OprD family porin, giving the protein MYKSSLTLAVAVGVLTQQAGAAGFFEDSKAALSSRTMYFNADNRETGPDQKESAQGFKLDYVSGFTPGTIGIGFDAQALWGIHLDGGKGHHPNNNTFFPSDTDGSAVDEWSRFGGNVKARISKTEGRLGSALAPNLPILVANDGRLLPQTFDGGIVTSKEIDNLTITAGQIEHAYGRASSNRTGLAVSGGQQDSNQFRFGGADWKVTKDLTLQYYYSNLENYYTQNFLGLVHVFPIGTDQSFKTDLRYFDSRSDGKNGQTGYFFDNNGGFAKNANEVDNKTWSAMFTYTLGGHAFLLGHQQVGDDGGFVWVNQSGVVDGNGRNEGAGGSSFYLFTDSMVNQFARAGENTTFGQYSYDFARLGVPGLKASIAYLSGDDIKSKSGNGNYSEWERDMRVDYVFPEGVLKGFGATVRHGTYRGSGESIADQDQTRLIFNYTYSFL; this is encoded by the coding sequence ATGTACAAATCCAGCTTGACGCTTGCCGTGGCCGTTGGGGTATTGACCCAGCAAGCCGGCGCTGCAGGCTTTTTCGAGGACAGCAAAGCCGCACTCAGTTCCCGAACCATGTATTTCAATGCTGACAACCGTGAGACTGGCCCCGACCAGAAGGAATCGGCCCAGGGCTTCAAGCTCGATTACGTATCCGGCTTCACGCCAGGTACCATCGGTATCGGCTTTGACGCTCAAGCACTGTGGGGTATACACCTGGATGGCGGCAAGGGGCATCATCCAAACAACAACACCTTCTTTCCCAGCGATACCGATGGCTCGGCTGTAGATGAATGGAGCCGTTTCGGCGGCAACGTCAAGGCGCGCATCTCCAAGACCGAAGGCCGCCTGGGCAGCGCCCTGGCACCAAACCTGCCAATCCTGGTCGCCAACGACGGTCGCCTGCTGCCGCAGACCTTTGATGGCGGCATCGTTACTTCCAAAGAAATCGACAACCTGACCATCACTGCCGGCCAGATTGAACACGCCTATGGCCGTGCTTCGAGCAACCGTACGGGCCTTGCAGTCTCCGGTGGTCAGCAGGACAGCAACCAGTTCCGTTTTGGCGGTGCAGACTGGAAGGTCACCAAAGACCTGACCCTGCAGTACTACTACTCGAACCTGGAAAACTACTACACGCAAAACTTCCTGGGCCTGGTTCATGTCTTCCCGATCGGCACCGACCAATCGTTCAAGACTGACTTACGCTACTTCGACAGTCGCTCTGATGGCAAGAACGGCCAGACCGGCTATTTCTTTGACAACAATGGTGGTTTTGCCAAGAACGCGAACGAGGTCGACAACAAGACCTGGAGTGCCATGTTCACCTATACCTTGGGTGGTCATGCATTTCTGCTGGGCCACCAGCAAGTGGGTGATGATGGCGGCTTCGTCTGGGTGAACCAAAGTGGGGTCGTAGATGGAAACGGTCGTAATGAAGGCGCCGGGGGTTCCAGCTTTTACCTTTTCACCGACAGCATGGTCAATCAGTTCGCCCGCGCCGGTGAGAACACCACCTTCGGCCAGTACTCCTATGACTTCGCCCGCCTCGGCGTGCCAGGCTTGAAGGCGTCGATCGCCTACCTGAGCGGCGACGACATCAAGAGCAAGAGTGGCAATGGCAACTACTCCGAGTGGGAACGCGACATGCGTGTCGACTACGTCTTCCCGGAAGGCGTGCTCAAGGGCTTCGGCGCCACCGTGCGTCACGGTACCTATCGTGGCAGCGGCGAAAGTATTGCCGACCAAGACCAGACTCGCCTAATCTTCAACTACACGTATAGCTTCCTGTAA
- a CDS encoding type II toxin-antitoxin system MqsR family toxin, which translates to MEKRTPHCKLSALKALTEAGKVRTTHAARVGANELGLELSDMLAVVMALTPADFYKSMTTHADHTIWQDVYRPSTQAGDVYLKLTVIDDVLIVSFKEL; encoded by the coding sequence ATGGAGAAAAGAACGCCCCACTGCAAGCTATCCGCCCTCAAAGCCTTGACCGAGGCGGGCAAGGTACGCACCACGCATGCTGCGCGAGTAGGCGCTAATGAGTTAGGGCTTGAGCTTTCCGACATGCTGGCCGTGGTGATGGCGCTTACGCCAGCGGATTTCTACAAGAGCATGACCACTCACGCCGATCACACGATCTGGCAAGACGTGTACCGCCCAAGCACGCAGGCGGGCGACGTGTATCTGAAACTGACGGTCATTGATGACGTGCTGATCGTGTCCTTCAAGGAGCTATGA
- a CDS encoding OprD family porin yields MNKKSKLSLAVFAAIVSSSPLAAIAQDKAEGFIEGSSLNVLNRNFYFNRDHRNGQSSATGNGYSEAWAHGIIGKFESGFTQGTVGVGVDAFAMIGLKLDTGNGRNGGRSSFDVLPVNSEGEASDDWSKVGGAVKVRAFDTVVKVGDVFPSNPVVAAGDSRLLPESFRGVTAENTSIEGLTVQGGRLHAMSQPTSSDMNDGFATFYAGPVDSPWIAYFGGDYNLNTNVLLSLYSSELKDAWNQYYAATTISYPLSDNARIFGGFNYYKAVDEGKKLLGEFDNDIWSGRVGIAVGAHSVALSHQRNNGDDDFDYLRQSDSIFLDNSIQYSDFNSPKERSWMVRYDLNMATYGIPGLTFMTRYAKGTDADYSNANSVYMRRDADGNPLTDQKRWERDIEVKYVVQTGAIKDMSFRIRQMNTRATEFESDLDEVRLIVEYPLALL; encoded by the coding sequence ATGAATAAAAAGTCGAAGCTATCCCTTGCAGTTTTTGCGGCGATTGTAAGTTCGAGTCCTCTCGCAGCCATAGCACAAGATAAAGCAGAGGGTTTTATTGAGGGGAGCAGCCTCAACGTACTGAATCGAAACTTCTACTTTAACCGCGATCACCGCAATGGCCAGTCCAGCGCAACTGGAAATGGTTACTCTGAAGCTTGGGCGCACGGCATCATCGGTAAGTTCGAGTCTGGTTTTACGCAAGGTACTGTTGGAGTTGGGGTTGACGCCTTTGCAATGATTGGTCTGAAACTGGACACTGGCAACGGTCGTAATGGTGGTCGTAGTTCGTTTGATGTGCTTCCCGTTAACAGTGAGGGTGAAGCAAGCGATGATTGGTCGAAAGTTGGTGGGGCCGTAAAGGTACGCGCATTCGATACTGTTGTAAAAGTGGGGGATGTTTTCCCTTCGAACCCGGTAGTAGCGGCGGGGGACTCTCGATTGCTGCCCGAGAGCTTTCGCGGTGTGACCGCAGAAAACACCAGTATTGAAGGGCTCACAGTTCAGGGTGGCCGTTTGCACGCAATGAGCCAACCAACCTCAAGTGACATGAACGACGGTTTCGCCACTTTTTATGCCGGCCCGGTTGACTCTCCTTGGATCGCATACTTCGGTGGCGACTACAATCTGAATACCAACGTTCTGCTTAGCCTGTACTCCAGCGAGCTCAAGGATGCCTGGAATCAGTACTACGCAGCAACTACTATCAGTTATCCACTTTCGGATAACGCCCGCATTTTCGGTGGATTCAATTATTATAAAGCAGTGGACGAGGGCAAAAAACTTCTAGGCGAGTTTGACAACGACATCTGGAGCGGCAGAGTCGGTATAGCAGTAGGAGCACATAGTGTTGCTCTGTCCCATCAGCGTAACAATGGTGACGATGATTTCGATTACCTACGTCAGTCTGACTCGATTTTCCTGGATAACTCGATCCAATACAGCGACTTTAACTCCCCGAAAGAACGCTCCTGGATGGTTCGCTACGATTTGAACATGGCGACTTATGGCATACCGGGGCTTACGTTCATGACCCGCTACGCCAAGGGTACAGATGCGGACTATTCCAACGCCAACTCCGTCTACATGCGCCGTGATGCCGATGGAAACCCATTGACAGATCAGAAGCGTTGGGAGCGTGACATTGAAGTTAAGTACGTGGTTCAAACGGGGGCAATCAAGGACATGTCCTTCCGAATTCGACAAATGAACACCCGCGCAACCGAGTTTGAGTCCGACCTGGACGAGGTTCGCCTGATTGTCGAATATCCGCTGGCTCTCCTTTAA
- a CDS encoding type II toxin-antitoxin system MqsA family antitoxin — protein MKCPVCGAAELIRDTRDLPYTYKGETTVIAAVTGDFCPACAESVLDAVESDRVMREMRAFSKQVNAAIVDPGFITTVRKKLALDQREAAEIFGGGVNAFSRYENGKTKPPLALVKLLKVLDRHPELLNEVRTA, from the coding sequence ATGAAATGTCCTGTTTGCGGCGCTGCGGAACTGATCCGCGACACCCGCGACCTGCCCTATACCTACAAGGGTGAAACTACTGTCATTGCTGCGGTGACTGGCGATTTCTGCCCGGCCTGCGCCGAGTCTGTCTTGGACGCAGTGGAGTCGGATCGTGTTATGCGCGAAATGCGTGCTTTCTCGAAACAGGTCAATGCGGCCATTGTCGATCCTGGCTTTATCACCACCGTGCGCAAGAAGCTCGCGCTCGACCAGCGAGAAGCAGCCGAGATTTTCGGTGGTGGCGTCAATGCGTTTTCGCGCTATGAGAATGGCAAAACCAAGCCGCCACTGGCGCTGGTAAAGCTGCTCAAGGTGCTTGATCGTCACCCTGAGCTGCTAAACGAAGTCAGAACAGCATAG
- the istA gene encoding IS21 family transposase — protein MRKIREVLRLKFEVRLSARQIAVSLQVGRATIGDYLNRFAACGLTWPSALTDAELERQLFPPAPTIPSEQRPMPDWAWAHAELRRPGVTLALLWQEYRLSHPQGFQYSWFCEHYRLWAAKVDVAMRQEHRAGEKLFVDYAGQTVPVIDRHTGEIRQAQVFVAVLGASSYTFAEATWSQQLPDWLGSHARCLAFLGGAPEILVPDNLRSGVTKAHRYEPDINPSYRDLAEHYGVAVLPARARKPKDKAKVEVGVQVVERWILAALRNRQFFSLGELNTAIGVLLERLNQRPFNKLPGSRRSAFEALDQPALQPLPEQPYVYAEWKKVRAHIDYHVEVDGHYYSVPYQLVKHQLEVRLTAQTVECFHANQRVASHVRSPHKGRHTTQTEHMPKSHREHAEWTPQRLIRWAEQTGPNTAGVIAHILERRIHPQHGFRACLGILRLGKQHGEERLEAACQRALALGACSYKSLESILRQGLERLPLAQQNLPLLPDEHINLRGPGYYH, from the coding sequence ATGCGTAAGATTCGAGAAGTTCTGCGCCTCAAGTTTGAGGTGCGTCTATCTGCTCGCCAGATCGCGGTCAGCTTGCAAGTGGGGCGAGCCACCATCGGTGACTACCTCAATCGCTTTGCTGCCTGCGGGCTGACTTGGCCCTCTGCGCTGACCGACGCCGAATTGGAACGTCAGTTGTTTCCGCCTGCGCCGACCATCCCCAGTGAGCAGCGTCCGATGCCTGACTGGGCATGGGCTCACGCCGAACTGCGCCGCCCCGGCGTCACCCTGGCTCTGCTTTGGCAAGAGTACCGGCTCAGCCACCCGCAAGGCTTCCAATACAGTTGGTTCTGCGAGCACTACCGGCTCTGGGCCGCCAAGGTCGACGTGGCCATGCGCCAGGAACATCGCGCCGGCGAAAAGCTGTTCGTCGACTATGCCGGCCAGACCGTGCCGGTCATTGACCGGCACACCGGCGAAATCCGCCAGGCCCAGGTCTTCGTCGCTGTCCTCGGCGCCTCCAGCTACACCTTTGCCGAGGCCACCTGGTCGCAGCAACTGCCCGATTGGCTGGGCTCGCACGCCCGCTGCCTCGCGTTTCTCGGTGGAGCGCCCGAGATCCTGGTGCCGGATAATTTGCGCAGCGGCGTCACCAAAGCGCATCGCTACGAACCGGACATCAACCCCAGCTATCGCGATCTGGCCGAGCATTACGGGGTCGCCGTGTTGCCCGCTCGCGCCCGCAAGCCCAAGGACAAGGCCAAGGTCGAAGTCGGCGTGCAGGTGGTCGAACGCTGGATCCTCGCGGCCTTGCGCAACCGCCAGTTCTTCTCGCTGGGCGAACTCAACACCGCAATCGGCGTGCTGCTGGAGCGACTGAATCAACGACCCTTCAATAAGCTGCCCGGCTCGCGCCGCTCGGCCTTCGAGGCGCTCGACCAACCCGCGCTGCAACCCCTGCCGGAACAGCCCTATGTCTACGCCGAATGGAAAAAGGTGCGGGCGCACATCGACTACCACGTCGAAGTCGACGGCCATTACTACTCGGTACCGTACCAACTGGTGAAGCACCAACTCGAAGTGCGCCTGACCGCACAGACCGTCGAGTGCTTCCACGCCAACCAGCGCGTGGCCAGCCATGTGCGATCGCCGCACAAAGGTCGCCACACCACCCAAACCGAGCACATGCCCAAGAGCCACCGCGAACATGCCGAGTGGACGCCGCAACGGCTGATCCGCTGGGCAGAGCAGACCGGGCCAAACACCGCGGGTGTCATCGCCCACATCCTCGAGCGCCGAATCCATCCGCAGCACGGCTTCCGTGCTTGCCTGGGCATCCTGCGCCTGGGCAAACAGCACGGTGAAGAACGGCTGGAAGCCGCTTGCCAGCGCGCCCTGGCGCTGGGCGCATGCAGTTACAAGAGCCTCGAATCGATCCTGCGCCAAGGGCTGGAGCGGCTACCGCTGGCCCAGCAGAACCTGCCGCTGTTGCCCGATGAACACATCAACCTGCGCGGCCCCGGCTACTACCACTGA